A part of Dreissena polymorpha isolate Duluth1 chromosome 13, UMN_Dpol_1.0, whole genome shotgun sequence genomic DNA contains:
- the LOC127856635 gene encoding DOMON domain-containing protein FRRS1L-like: MTKPSECGHSKKCFRYGADGCGHMGCKYFLSYNVSGNALDMEMSARTSGWVAVGFSSDTRMGGDDEVILCSTVKSTQSGEPEVQAATYVNTFPYVLPIKNKGTEIVTVVQGKNEDGYIYCHIRRPLSADKYMDLTNGWYQLYAFGPVLIGGDIEKHSETPKISVKISLLQQMNEFINCASLPALSISIFGFVIVAVLIN, from the exons ATGACta AACCAAGTGAATGTGGACACAGCAAGAAATGCTTCAG ATACGGAGCGGACGGTTGTGGTCATATGGGATGCAAATACTTCCTGTCTTACAACGTATCCGGGAACGCGCTCGACATGGAGATGAGCGCGCGTACTTCCGGTTGGGTCGCCGTTGGCTTCTCCTCCGATACCCGAATG GGCGGTGATGACGAGGTCATACTGTGCTCCACGGTAAAATCAACCCAGTCTGGCGAACCGGAAGTACAAGCTGCCACATACGTCAATACGTTCCCATATGTCTTGCCAATCAAGAATAAGGGAACGGAAATAGTCACAGTCGTACAG GGCAAGAATGAGGACGGTTACATATATTGCCACATCAGACGGCCCCTCAGTGCCGATAAATACATGGACCTAACCAACGGCTGGTATCAGCTGTATGCCTTTGGGCCTGTGTTGATTG GAGGGGATATTGAAAAACATTCCGAAACACCGAAGATATCGGTGAAAATTTCGCTGTTGCAACAAATGAACGAGTTTATAAACTGTGCAAGTCTGCCTGCTTTAAGTATAAGTATTTTTGGCTTTGTAATTGTCgcagttttaattaattaa